TttgtgttgataatgtagaatttATTGGGTAGTATTTAAttgcaataaaataaaataaaaccataaCATGTATTGTGTAGCAGTCACTTATAACATCAtgaatctttattttatttcccatttatttatttatttattcatttttaatcTTATAGAAGTCACAAGAGTCACATCAAGCACAGATAAGAAGCAAGGCAGGAGTCTGGAGTCGGGTGGcagtgtgctgtgtgctgtgctgaGGAGCCAGGGGTGGTGGAGCTACCTGTCATTCCCTTCGTAAGTATTGCTGAGACCACACTGCTCCAGGAGGGTGTTGTGTAGTCAAGGTGGATTGCTTGACTTATAATTTCATGTTTGTCCTAGCTTGATAAAAGTtagatatgaaagaaagagagataggaaggaattggttctcaagtggagtggtagatgaatggaattgtctaataatctctctctctctctctctctctctctctctctctctctctctctctctctctctctctctctctctctctctctctctctctctctctctctctctctctctctctctctctctctctctctctctctctctctctctctctctctctctctctctctctctctctctctctctcgttcagtgTAGACAGTTTTAGTTACAAGCCACAGTTGGTAAGCTTAAGGAGTGAGGATATTCAGTTGTCTCGTATAGTGAGTTTTGTAATGTATATTAATCTTTTATTGTGAAGAAGGTGAAATATGCCCTTCAGAATATTGCTCATTTTTTAAGTAGATATTTCCTTGTCTGATTCTCAAATACAAGTACTTAAATAGATCTCCACTCTTGTCTAATTATTAAATACTTTACATCACTACCTTTTGACAGTTAGGTATGCAAATTAATCCTTCTATTTACAGGTGAACATATCAGGTGTGTACAAGAGTCATTTGTGGGTGAACCTCTCAGATCTGTACACAACCCCTTTTACTTTCAGGTGAACGTGGTgcaggagaggagtggagggggaggaggaggaggctgggtgaggggtgaggggtgtggAAGTCTAGTGGGGGCTCCGGAAGTCACCCACTCACCATGGCAGCCTTGGACCAGATTAGGGTGAGTGGTGGGGacataacacaaaaaataagggaagctacaagaagccgtcaggtctacacgtggcgctcctgcatgaaacatatctatttatttccatcTGTCATTTTAAGATAGGAACAAAAGAGAGTaacaagataagaaaataaggggataaaaggataagaaaataagagaatatgAAGATAATAGAATAAGGAGATAAGAGCATAAAAAGATCAGGGAataagaacatcagaaaataggagaaaaagtgGAGAATGGGAagacttgtgtgtgtttgtgtcacctCTGTGCCTGCCATGTTTGGTGCAAGGCATGGCAGGTTTGTCTTGGTTATTTCATATAGATCAATAGACTTTATTGTACAAAAGAATTAGGTTAATGCATCAGTCTCAGCAAATTAAGGACGCACACATATTTTACATTTGTTCAACAGTGAATAATGTTGATGAATTGTGTTAATAATGGAGGAATGTACAGCAGCTGCCAGTATTATGTTTATGttaattctttttccttttcttaatgaACAGGAGAGGGTGGAGAGACTGTACCAGTTCCGGGATGAGTACTTCAAGACGCACGACATCTCTGAGGCGGCACAGAAGGCGCAGCGTGTCCAGCAGGAGATTGACGACACTGTGAAGCTGGTGACGAGTCTAAGGGGTGAGCACTGGCCCAGGTGGCAAAGCTGTGAGCTGTGGTAATGCTGATGGTGAacagtatttatatttttctattttctttgtgcTCCTCAGACCAGGTGCCACCCGAGGGCCGTGGGGAGCTGTACCTGCTGCAGGGGAGGGCGCTGAATGCCGCGGCAGAGCACAGTGCTGCGGCGGAGGAGGCACTAGGGCGGGCCACGCGCTTCAACCTGCCAGACGCCTGGAATGAGCTGGGGGAGTGTCAGTACAAGAAAGGTGACTTCAGCAGTGCCCTCACCTGCTTCCAGAAGGCACTCAAGCTGGTGGGTCACTGACACTAGAGTAGAATGGTGCAGGAAATTCTCAATATGGTGAACTGTGTTACAGCAAATTATGACTGTATTAAGCTTACTAAACAAGCCCTGCATTTCATgatcttttcattttatctatctgtataccaGACTGGCAATCATAGATGACGTGGCCCAGAcagagcaccacacacacacacacacacacacacacacacacacacacacacacacacacacacacacacacacacacacacacacacacacactcttatccCCGTTAGCCCCTGGTAGAGAGGGATTGTCTCGTGCATTACTGTTCTGCACCCGAGACAAAACAGACCAGTTTTACAATAGGCAAAACTAATGAATCCTAAGGCTCATTGCCATAGCTGggcacaataacaaaaaaatttatCATGATAACCGATAAATTGATAATGATAACCTTATCATCAATAACTGATATGATAactggcaataaatttattgttTGATAACTGATAGCCAATAAATTGGTAAATCTAAAATTCCAATACTAGTTATAacaatattgatattttttatttaaaaaattgtgtgtgtgtgtgtgtgtatactcagTATATTTGTTTAGGCTGGGTTATCATTGTAATTGAGTGaaaattgaattattattattattattattattattattattatttccacttGGGGCCGATGGGGctaagtgtgaatgatgtgcaTGTGAATGTGGTGCCTTGTCTTGACCACCCCATGTAGAACTGCTGGCCCGATATAGAGAGCAGATATTACTAATACAAATGTAACTACATAATGTGACTATGACACAAAGCAAGGAAGTAAGCAGTCTTGAAGCATAACACAGCATTAAGTCTGAcaacacttttcttcccttgcaGGTGGAAAAGAAAGTGTACCTGCGCAACATGTCCATGCTGATGCGCAGTCTGCCGTGGAAGACAcccaaggagagggaggagaacgTCACCAAGGTAGACACTGCTGGAGTCCTCCGTGCTTCCTTTGCTCAGACTGCTTACTGAGTTCATTCTATTCATCCacctctatttgagaaccaatttcttcctatatgTTCCTACCTTTTTTGCTagaatcagtaatcaggatagaacaagaaataatgggttcaagatcaaaaaagagatggaaggaattagttctcagataaagtggtggatgaatggaatggactcagtaatcaggttgttagtgctgagtcattagggaactttaaaaggatattagacatatttatggatgaggatgatagatggaaataggtaggtgtgtttcatacaatgattgccacatgtaggcctggtggctttttgcagcttcccttattttctcattttcttaactttatcaagcttcaacccattattttttgttacatcCTGATTACTAGTCCTTAGAATTACAACCTTGAACTGTACCTCCCCACCCAGGGCTTGGAGTATGCACGGCAGGCACTCCAGCAGGACATGGGTGATGGACACTCTTGGCTGGTGCTGGGCAATGCCTACCTAGCAGCCTTCTTCACAGTGGAGGCCAAGATGGAGTCCCTGAAACACTGCAAAGCGGCATACAGCAAGGCGGTATGTTGAACTtgttgtgtttacctagttgtataaagACCCTGAGGTACAGTGGCTCCCAAAACTTTCCCTGTGATTTAGTAAAGTCTTCCCTAATTATTAACCATTCTGAGATCATTCTTCTTGTTCCATAGTCACCTCTAAGCATTATACTGACTAAAAATGCTAAATCTATTCTTTTGAttcgcttttttctttcttgttgatttttgtgaagattttattgtttttagtggTGTTGGTTATcataatgaaagagttaaattGTGAGGTGAACTGTGGCACAATGAAAAACATGAAGCCTGCCGCCTGACCATGTGTGGCATCAGTAAGGTTGGTGTGCGTGGCTTGATGTGATGCTGGTGTGCTGATCATTTCCCAGGTCAATACACGGCAGCCATACTCAGTgtgcagggctgccaactgtTGCCACCGTGATCACCAAACGTGTCAGGCAGTATTTtccattgtgtcagaatgtaCATCTCTTATTTTGTAAAGATAGTTTTGGGAGTTGCTGTACATATATGATTCTGTTCACCTATATATGTCCTGATTTTTCCTTGATTGATGGATGctgtctttatctcttcttatattttattctaggtatctgtttttaatgaaggtttatttttttctgttaaacatcttcctttcctcaaatTTTCTTGCATGCTCTCAAATatattctgtttgtgtgtgctgaTCTGTTTCAATCTACACTCATATTCGTAGGTTGGAGTGATAACATTGCTTTCtttccctgtctgtctcttactcttccttcttaagactttctcccttcactgtgtcctcaccttctctcccatcaccaATCTGTCATCttcccactctcactcactcaccacattAAACACCACCCATTCCTCCCGCAGGCCAATGACCCTCTTGCTGTGGTGCTGCCAGAGCTTCACTTCAGCAAGTTCCACGTAAGTTTGATGATCACACCAATGTTACTTCTGATAATATTGATGCTGTTGGACCTTAACATGGCTGTATGTGGCTGGCTGTGCTATGCCTAGGCTCTTGGTGTGTAGTAGGATGGTTCACAAGACTGTCCTTTTCCAGTGGTGTGCTGACAGGGCTAAGAATGCaaatgatttgtgtgtgtgtgtgtgtgtggtactttgtctgggccaccctgtgtggaTTGCCAGTCTAGTATATAGATAGGtaaagtactactactgctgatactATTATGGCCCCTATTTCCGTCTCTGGAGAAGGGAAGCTTAATCTGTTACTTCTCATCCTGTTGTGCTTACTAACTGTGCTCTCTTGCCCATGTTCAGAAACTGCtgtctcaccatgactattttcaaaggccacaaagataatAAGCCAAGtacccaagagtgtttctcatgttaatgatatagaaatcttgttactagaaccataaaaacatccttgaaaaacctgtgtcacttcaagtaGAATCTCtcgaaagtagtggagatgtgtagtggaagtgtttcagaattgtCTCACCTTGCATTCCTCTTCACTCTGATCATCTCACCCACTTACAGGTGCAGTGGTATGAGGAGGACTACACGGGGGCACTGCGCAGCCTCCAGAGGGCGTATGAGCTGGAGCCAACATGGGAGGAGTGCAAGAGCAAGTTTGATGAGTGCCACCGCTTCCTGCAAAAGTTATCACTGATGGTCCGCAGCAAAGGCCAGCTGAACCAACGGCGCCTCAACGCTCTCATGGCGGTGAGAGAGATGGGGATAACAGACATATGCACTGACAGACATGCAGACATACACACTGACtggcagacaaacacagacagatgtgcagacacacacactgatgggcagacaaacacagacagatagagagtgagagggagagagagagagagacatatataCAGacctacagacagacaaacagatacactgACTAGCTGAACAGTATGTAtagatatagacaaacagacaaatacagacagacagacttactTCCTGACTGGCATgcacagggagagagacagacaaacagatacactgacagatagatagacagatagacaaataatcAGAGAGatatacataaagaaaattataagtaagcaaaattcttagatTACATGTTTATAGACTCTAGTATAGGTGCTTCTCTTtggtttttctttattctggtATTAActcaaataccaccaccaccactcccagtAAGCCTCTCCACCACCGCGCCACTAATTCTGACCACCACCCGCAGGACATCCAGCCCAACCAGCTTGGTCCGTATGAGAAGGGCGGCTCCAGTGTGACGGGGGGTGCCAAGCTTGATCTGGTCCCCATGGCATTGCTGGCCGAGGGGAGCAACCAGGacaaggtgtgtatgtgtgtgtgtgtgtgtgtgtgtgtgtgtacaaataaGGCTAGTATGGTACCGCACTGGCCTTGCACTCTGAGGTTAGATCAAGTCTTGTCTAACCCCTGACCCTGAGCTGTTTACTTGGAGGTTACTGCTGTAGTTGGGCATTGTGGGAGATGATGTGTTTGCTTGGCTGACATTCTGGAGGGTATCAGTGAGGGGTACTTGAGCTGAATCTAATGAATTTTAACTTTGAAATGAGTGGAGCAAACACGGGTACCTGTTTCAAGAGGATGTTGAGTAAGTTTATGGGTAATGGCAATGATAGGTGTTGAGTCTTAGGTCTTCATAATCTGCATGGAAATGTGTCTGTTATTTTGTGATCAGTAAGTAGTCTTCTGTCTGTTTATCGGTGTCAGCAGTTCATTCTTAAGCTTTAAATTTGTTTTagttttgaggttgttaggttTTAATAGTTTTACCTTCTAGGGCATttggtttttcattttttgagTGCTTGTTTTAGCACTTTAGTGTTTTCCTTTAGTGTTTTAGTTTTGATGtttaataattttactttttttggggtgtttactctttcatttttagtttacttttaatttttttgtgtttgttgcaGTTTTCATGTCCAAGctcttcacacttttttttgtattctgttTTGGACCCTAATCATAGTGATTTCCCATATGTGATTCTTGTGGTCAAtgaacctatctatctatctatctgtctacatcAGCAGGCCTTTTGCAGCCTTGTCACATAATATCCTGTCCATGCAGGTTGTGCTGGGCAAGGTGGTGTGCACAGTCATCCCAGAGTCTGGCATCCCATTCTCCATGTGCCTGGTGGACCGTGACGGCTCCTGCATTGCCGTCACTGTCTACAACTGGGCCAGCGGATGTGGTGTGAAGATCGGCGACTCGGTTGCTGTGTTGGCACCGGTGCTGAAGAGCCAGAGCATCAGTGTGCCAGGACATGAGGTGAGGCCACTGTGCTGTTGtccttgtcatcattatcatcatcatcatcatcatcatcatcatcatcatcattatcatcatcatcatgtaacATTATCTTCTCTCAGGTAATCGGATGGCTTCGGGCCGATGCACACAATAGGGACGGTTACACTCATGGTCCACCCACATATTACGTGCATTTCAATGGAAGCATTCACTCTGGTGCTTACTGTCTCcaccaaaatgcatatgtgACTGGACCATGACCTGAGTGTGACCATCTCTATATAGTGTGGATGATCCCTTATGAGTTACAGGCAGTCCTTTCTACAATTGAAGTAAGAAGTCACTTTGCACTCGCTTCCAatgtttcactctctctctctctctctctctcatccttaacTCTGATTTGCTGACACTCTTCTTCCACAGCCCAAcagttgaaagaaagaaatggtgaACAGCCCTGCATTATTAAGATTAGTAGTATTCATTGATttttaaccccttcactgcttgacaaattttcttctttaatcccTAAATCTTCTTAGACTAGTTTTGTGCTATGGTcatgtaaatatttttgtagcttaaaagacaaaattaccttctatttttcctcttttctctcttgcttctccttgcaaacactttttatggtGCCAAGAAGGTTAAGGATCATACCAGATAAAGGTTAAAGAGGATTAATTTTGATAAAGCATATTAGCTAAGAGGAAGCCACACCTCTTGAAAGACAACATCacagcatcattattattactatttttatcacagatgttattgttattttctgagAGCCACACAGTGAACATTGACTTGGCTACTTGGCTGGTCCTATTTCCACAGACACTCTCCTTCCGCTCCCTCCGCGTTGCCGTTCCGCtgatgctggtggtgaacaaGCGGCCTATCATGGCATCGCAGATCGCCACCTCCCAGATCGTGTCGCAGCAGAAGCCGGAGTAGTTGCAGAAGCAGCGGACAGCCACGGTCAATCACCCTCCTCTTGATAGCTTTGGCAAGTCAGAGGTGGGCAttgcctctccctccaccagacTGACCCTAGTGAGTACCagagaagtagtggtggtggtagatacAGAGATGGGATGTAGCTTTTTTTTAATCGTTGAATCTGAAAATCATTGTttcgtatatttattttatgttttatgcCCACTCAAGTGCAATACTGGTGGCTATGTTTGCTGGACACACCACAGTATCTCTGAGGCACTTGGTGAAAGGTAACTGGAGACTGTTTACATGTGTGGCTGAGTAGTGCAACATTCAGCCATGTGTGAGACTTGAGTTTCTGAGGTGAAAGGAGACAGGAGGCTGCTGGAATTGCTGCACTGTGTTGTGTCAGTTACTGGTTGTGTTTATCATTATGTACAGTGAAGGACATAGAGGCTTAGTGATTTGTTCCAGTGTATATCATTGGCATGTTCTTCTTAGTCTTGATATGGAGACCAGATATTTGACAGCTGTCCACATAATCTGGAGACACCCCACCATTGAAACGTTTAATTTCTGGGTTTGACTTCTGGCAGTTTTACCAGAAGTGTTGTGCTGTGAAGCTGAGTGACCTGGCAGTTCTGTCCAGTGtgatgtgtagtgtgtgtgcatgtttgtgtgtgtgtgtgtgtgtgtgtgtgtgttaggacgTCAAGGTGAATGTGAGAATATAATGTGATATTCTGTGCCCATGAATTAACCTGTAAGAATGTGTTAAGATGGTCATTCACTCTTGTCAAATACCCAGACACTGAGAACACAAGTGACTCTCCAGTAACCTGTGTCTGGTCTGTCCAGCATTCCATAACATAGAAACCTTTTTGAAGCATGCACtcaaaaagaaaattcaagaaaaaaatatataacttaCTCTCTTCACACCTGACCACATTAATTATTAGGTCTTGGGATTTTGTTATGGATTAAGTTTTTCTCATTGTAGTAATACTCATGTTTTTTATATGAAGCTAAACTTAAGTAAACTAATATTGTGATTTTAACTTAAGGTGAGGAGAATTAATCGCCAAAGCTTTGTGCTTGATCTCATATCACATTGGCTTGTGCCCGGCCTTGCAGCCACCGTGTTGATGCCCAGCAAGGGAGTCCAggctttatcctttcttttatcctcatgGGGGGGTGTGGGATGAAGTTGCTCACCACATCAAGTGCCAAGATTGTGTTAGATCCCAGGTTCTGTTTCCCAAGGGACCAAAACATGCACATCAAAACTTCACTCCTGTAGTTAGCATCAGAGGGTCACCTTGTTTTGTGTATTGTACTTCAGAAGCATCAACacagaggagttaggtaatCTTCTGCAGAAATACACGGTGTTGCAAAGATCTGTGGGGATTGTACTGCTAGCATGATAAGGtataaatctgtgtgtgtgtgtgtgtgtgtgtgtgtgtaactgaagGGAAAAATACATGACAAatttaggatatatatataaattcacaGTAACCTTAAATTTTGTGCAGTTTTAATCATCTTTAAACTATTTGTGATTGACTTTATCCTCTAAGCtttttaaaaaaaacactaataagataCATTGGAATTAAAGGAGTTTTCTTCCTTGGAATCCCTTGCAGTGCAGAGGCAAGGATACAAAGCATCCTCTTGGGTCCTCTCATTCTTACTGTTTCTACTTGAAGTactcattataatttttttttaaaactATAGGGTGAAATGTAATAGATGATTGAGGAAAGTAACTATGAACCAGTACTGATTAGAGGTTGTGCAAAGTTTTGGTGTGCCTGTGCTGGGCAAGAAATGGCAGGATTGATGGAAACACAGCATGGTTACCAGGTGGGCAGGAACTATCTTGAAGGGCCCACCATCTACACTGTATACAGGGAGGCATAAATTTCATTGCcaatcttatttatctatctgtataccaGGCTGGAAATTCCAATCACAGAATGACCCAGGCAAAGCACCACATACATATTGCTCACACTCTTTGTCTCATTGGCTCCTGGTGGAGAGGAAGTCTTGTGAACCACACACTACATCCCATGACCTTTGGCATTGCATAGGTGGCCACATACATGGTAAGGCCTGATAACATACATACACTGGTTACTGATAGGCCTTTTTGTGAAAGTATTTGGCCAGTTGTGCAATTTGAGATCCATGATTAGTGCATGGAGTTTTGATATTGATGGAATGAGAAAATTCCTACAAAATCCTTTTCCATTGTGAAGGTCTTAACTATTGTGCCATCCATCTGTATAAAGTACTAAGCCAAGATCCCACTTGAAAGGCAGTTACTGAGATAAATCACACTTGCTTCAGTGGAGAAATTAAAGCACAGAGGAAAGGGCTCAGTGCTTTCATCCCAGTATTTGTACTTGTCTTCTATGACATACACAGAAATGTTCTTATTTGTGGAGGATACAAACCACAATTACATTACACATAATTTATTTCACAAtctcaaaatatttatacaagtcAAAGATTTCCATAATATAAACAGTTCTGACTGTGGAAACATGTCACGCCTTGCAATAACACTTCCCTATTTTCTCATAAGGCAAAACATAACCTAATAATTAAGGAGGTATTTTTAGCTTACACAGTTTTCCATCACAATGCCAAAAATGAGATGACGACAAGATAACCACAAAGTGAACACCTTGGGCGGCATCCTTCTCTAATGTAGGAAAGGACGCCGACCTAATCAAGATTACCTCGTCTATCACAAAACAGAGTAAACGCCACCACTGCCGATCCTCACCCACACCCGAGTGACAGCAACAAGTAAGCCATTCTGCTGGGACTGATTACAGCTGGAACAGAAAAGTCTGGTACACCACTACAAACATCTGCTGGGGAGTATGTGGAACAATTGATATTATCACTACCAAGAAAATGAATTCTAGGAAACTACAGCTAGTACGTGAGCTACAGAGTCTTTACGAATGTGTCTCCTCCCTCTGCATCGGGGAGGAGAGGATAGGGCTGACTGAAAACACTACAGTCGGGTCACTAGTAGTGTGTTTGGCAAGAGTTCGCGCTGCAATCGCTCACATGGCATGTCCTCATCTAAGGGA
Above is a window of Scylla paramamosain isolate STU-SP2022 chromosome 46, ASM3559412v1, whole genome shotgun sequence DNA encoding:
- the LOC135094562 gene encoding tetratricopeptide repeat protein 5-like produces the protein MAALDQIRERVERLYQFRDEYFKTHDISEAAQKAQRVQQEIDDTVKLVTSLRDQVPPEGRGELYLLQGRALNAAAEHSAAAEEALGRATRFNLPDAWNELGECQYKKGDFSSALTCFQKALKLVEKKVYLRNMSMLMRSLPWKTPKEREENVTKGLEYARQALQQDMGDGHSWLVLGNAYLAAFFTVEAKMESLKHCKAAYSKAANDPLAVVLPELHFSKFHVQWYEEDYTGALRSLQRAYELEPTWEECKSKFDECHRFLQKLSLMVRSKGQLNQRRLNALMADIQPNQLGPYEKGGSSVTGGAKLDLVPMALLAEGSNQDKVVLGKVVCTVIPESGIPFSMCLVDRDGSCIAVTVYNWASGCGVKIGDSVAVLAPVLKSQSISVPGHETLSFRSLRVAVPLMLVVNKRPIMASQIATSQIVSQQKPE